Proteins found in one Halanaerobiales bacterium genomic segment:
- a CDS encoding cold shock domain-containing protein: MYTGKVKWFDSKKGYGFIEREDGDDVFVHFSAIQDDGFKSLEDGEEVEFEIVEGDRGPQAENVNKL; this comes from the coding sequence ATTTACACAGGAAAAGTTAAGTGGTTTGACAGTAAAAAAGGTTATGGTTTTATTGAAAGAGAAGATGGAGATGATGTTTTTGTACATTTCTCTGCAATTCAGGATGATGGTTTTAAGTCACTAGAAGACGGCGAAGAAGTAGAATTTGAAATTGTTGAAGGTGACCGTGGTCCACAAGCAGAAAATGTAAATAAACTATAA